From the Thermococcus guaymasensis DSM 11113 genome, one window contains:
- a CDS encoding glycoside hydrolase family 10 protein, with the protein MYRGIWLHPWDFTKDAIERMAKIGFNHVSMAVRYFEERQDWPGPNLIFQNPERRTYTSEENAVYWDADEGRYSHLPPYLRPETSTEAKGDIVERFVNACKENSLKSVLWFPTLRWEKAVRANVGVGMKDIYGSHPAYKRMFLCPSNPLVREALELMVEELSERYDFDEFEFDFIRYPEVPSTHGTPLLSLALSPCFCRYCRERARDYGVDLEEVRRELKEVVEWHVDYLSNTPYCTDGDYLQAVYSELARFLLEDDLVRKWIKFRAEVIADLLRDLSKIVRRNNPRAKVTADLYPPSGSWLLGQDYKTISKIVDGVKVMIYTKPFGKSVCRVPYESRLARKLLGKKLLVIGLASWPPMTSEDIEREFRLVLSSPADGVGFYSYGWTPDGNLLTIERLFREVGT; encoded by the coding sequence ATGTACAGGGGTATCTGGCTTCATCCTTGGGACTTCACCAAAGATGCCATCGAGAGAATGGCCAAAATCGGCTTTAACCACGTCAGCATGGCCGTCAGGTACTTCGAGGAGAGACAGGACTGGCCCGGGCCCAACTTAATATTTCAAAATCCCGAAAGAAGGACCTACACATCCGAGGAAAACGCCGTTTACTGGGACGCTGATGAAGGTAGATACTCTCACCTTCCTCCTTATCTAAGGCCTGAAACATCGACGGAGGCAAAGGGAGACATCGTGGAGAGGTTTGTAAATGCCTGCAAAGAGAACTCCTTAAAGAGCGTTCTCTGGTTTCCAACGCTGAGATGGGAGAAGGCTGTAAGAGCTAACGTAGGGGTTGGCATGAAGGACATCTACGGTTCTCACCCTGCCTACAAGCGGATGTTCCTATGCCCCTCCAATCCACTCGTGAGGGAAGCTCTTGAACTAATGGTCGAGGAACTCTCGGAAAGGTACGACTTCGACGAGTTTGAGTTCGACTTCATCAGATATCCGGAGGTGCCTTCAACACACGGCACGCCTCTTTTAAGTCTGGCGCTCTCCCCGTGCTTCTGCAGGTACTGCCGGGAGAGGGCCAGGGATTACGGGGTTGACCTCGAAGAAGTTAGGAGGGAGCTCAAGGAGGTCGTGGAGTGGCACGTTGACTACCTCTCGAACACACCTTACTGCACCGACGGGGACTATCTGCAGGCAGTTTACAGCGAGCTTGCGAGGTTTCTCCTTGAGGATGACCTCGTTAGGAAGTGGATTAAGTTCAGGGCGGAGGTGATAGCCGACCTACTGAGAGACCTCTCCAAGATAGTCAGGAGAAACAATCCGAGGGCGAAGGTAACCGCCGACCTGTATCCTCCATCGGGCTCATGGCTCCTCGGACAGGATTACAAAACGATTTCCAAAATCGTGGACGGGGTTAAGGTTATGATATACACGAAGCCCTTCGGGAAGTCGGTGTGCAGGGTTCCCTACGAGTCGAGGCTCGCGAGAAAGCTTCTTGGTAAAAAGCTCCTCGTCATAGGGCTCGCCTCCTGGCCGCCCATGACCTCGGAGGACATCGAAAGGGAGTTCAGGCTCGTCCTTTCTTCTCCCGCCGATGGCGTCGGTTTCTATTCTTACGGGTGGACGCCCGATGGGAACCTTCTTACGATTGAAAGACTCTTCAGGGAGGTGGGAACGTGA
- a CDS encoding sugar phosphate isomerase/epimerase family protein, translating to MKFGINCWSFPKTLAVEEAVEAAGRIGYEGYEVGLSIEDFEAFGKPEFKEKFRRIKEVAESCNIEIPSVATGLFWRFNPLTDQEKALRVVEAECEAASELGAKVILVVPGSGVPELSYEEHFKRASEFGRKASEIAEDYGIKIGLENVWNRVFAGPLEFKRLLDEIDRDNVGAYFDAGNTLPHSLPEHWIDVLGDKIFQVHVKDFNLVELKFGIPLSGSVNWKAVREALERIGYDGYILPEVPPYLGDPLKAAEDSLTSLRKIFG from the coding sequence GTGAAGTTCGGTATCAACTGCTGGAGTTTTCCAAAGACCCTGGCCGTTGAGGAGGCCGTAGAGGCCGCCGGCAGGATTGGTTACGAGGGCTATGAAGTTGGTCTCTCGATTGAGGATTTCGAAGCCTTCGGAAAGCCCGAGTTCAAGGAGAAGTTCAGGAGGATAAAGGAGGTTGCCGAGAGCTGTAACATAGAGATACCGAGCGTTGCAACGGGCCTCTTCTGGAGGTTCAACCCGCTGACGGACCAGGAGAAGGCGTTGAGGGTCGTCGAGGCGGAGTGTGAAGCCGCTTCGGAGCTCGGCGCAAAGGTCATCCTCGTCGTGCCAGGGAGCGGAGTCCCGGAGCTTTCCTACGAGGAGCACTTCAAAAGGGCCTCTGAGTTCGGAAGGAAGGCCTCTGAGATAGCCGAGGACTATGGAATAAAAATCGGCCTTGAAAACGTCTGGAACAGGGTCTTCGCTGGGCCCCTCGAGTTCAAGAGACTGCTGGATGAGATAGACAGGGACAACGTTGGGGCCTACTTTGACGCTGGCAACACATTGCCCCACTCGCTCCCGGAGCACTGGATAGACGTTTTAGGGGACAAGATCTTCCAGGTTCACGTTAAGGACTTCAACCTCGTGGAGCTCAAGTTTGGAATCCCGCTGAGCGGTAGCGTCAACTGGAAGGCCGTCAGGGAGGCCCTAGAAAGGATTGGCTACGATGGTTACATCCTGCCGGAGGTTCCGCCCTACCTCGGCGACCCGCTCAAAGCGGCTGAAGATTCTCTGACGTCCCTGAGAAAGATATTCGGGTGA
- a CDS encoding Gfo/Idh/MocA family protein: MGMRIALIGAGNMGSLHLKVMKMAGVEIAGVCDVKDEILRKVKEEYGVPVYKDYREMLEKESPDGVIIATPPHLHREQAIYALKKGYHVLLEKPMGANLQDARAIYRRAKGTNRLMVAFSLRFHGLFMKVKDYLEKDLGDILFQWHVALGRTPVNEWIKDSRKSGGMINENAVHVVYYFLWYAGDIKKVYGRCWTLEEDATIEDNAAVTFVHKNGAVSTLMQTWTAQHRWRKWGLQATNGTVTVDGYLGGNYKISTREMKVLEEGNFNEDVELMYLRQLKHFLHCIETGEKPVVNEEDGLKVHRAVQALYRSSHLDRMVPL; the protein is encoded by the coding sequence ATGGGTATGAGGATAGCCCTCATCGGAGCTGGCAATATGGGGAGTCTCCACCTCAAGGTCATGAAAATGGCAGGGGTGGAGATAGCCGGAGTCTGCGACGTTAAGGACGAGATCCTAAGGAAAGTGAAGGAGGAATACGGCGTTCCCGTTTACAAGGACTATCGGGAGATGCTCGAAAAGGAGAGCCCAGACGGGGTTATAATCGCAACCCCACCACACCTCCACAGGGAGCAGGCGATATACGCCCTCAAGAAGGGCTACCACGTCCTCCTCGAGAAGCCGATGGGTGCCAACCTTCAGGACGCGAGGGCGATATACAGACGCGCGAAGGGCACGAACAGGCTAATGGTGGCGTTCAGCCTTCGCTTCCACGGGCTCTTCATGAAGGTCAAGGACTACCTTGAGAAGGACCTTGGAGATATTCTCTTCCAGTGGCACGTAGCTCTCGGCAGGACGCCGGTCAACGAGTGGATAAAGGACTCTCGGAAGAGCGGGGGAATGATAAACGAGAACGCCGTTCACGTCGTGTACTACTTCCTCTGGTACGCGGGCGACATAAAGAAGGTCTACGGAAGGTGCTGGACCCTTGAGGAAGATGCAACGATTGAGGACAATGCCGCGGTTACATTCGTCCACAAGAACGGTGCCGTCTCAACGCTCATGCAGACTTGGACTGCCCAGCACCGCTGGAGGAAGTGGGGACTCCAGGCGACAAACGGCACCGTGACGGTTGACGGCTACCTCGGCGGGAACTACAAGATATCAACGAGGGAGATGAAGGTTCTTGAGGAGGGAAACTTCAACGAGGATGTCGAGCTCATGTACCTCAGGCAGCTCAAACACTTCCTTCACTGCATAGAGACGGGAGAAAAGCCGGTCGTCAACGAGGAGGACGGTCTGAAGGTTCACAGGGCTGTTCAGGCCCTCTATCGCTCGTCCCACCTCGACAGGATGGTTCCTCTGTGA
- a CDS encoding Lrp/AsnC family transcriptional regulator: MPDSKEAKYKKELEFYRDILKDYLDEVDLLIWLALRDNGRISDTELAKIANVSVPTARRRRMALEEKGIIRVRGFLVFDKLKLSSADVLVKFKPCLSKEAIKDFIVRALEEPRIYEMSEYIGEYDILLRFFEKDYRTLKEKIEEFLTENGSIVERYTILANIYTPKVFSELVDENRED; this comes from the coding sequence TTGCCAGACTCGAAGGAGGCTAAGTACAAGAAGGAGCTCGAGTTCTACCGGGACATTTTGAAGGACTACCTCGATGAGGTTGACCTCCTCATCTGGCTGGCCCTTCGGGACAACGGCAGAATATCCGACACCGAACTGGCCAAGATAGCCAATGTCTCCGTGCCAACGGCCAGAAGGAGGAGGATGGCCCTCGAAGAGAAGGGCATAATCCGCGTGAGAGGTTTTCTGGTTTTTGATAAACTCAAGCTCTCATCGGCTGACGTGCTTGTAAAGTTCAAGCCATGCCTTTCCAAGGAGGCAATCAAGGACTTCATAGTTAGGGCCCTCGAGGAGCCACGGATATACGAGATGAGCGAGTACATCGGGGAGTACGACATCCTCCTCAGGTTCTTTGAAAAGGACTACAGAACCCTCAAGGAGAAGATAGAGGAGTTCCTCACCGAGAACGGGAGCATAGTGGAACGCTATACCATACTCGCCAACATATACACGCCCAAGGTATTCTCAGAGCTCGTCGATGAGAACAGGGAAGATTAA
- the nagA gene encoding N-acetylglucosamine-6-phosphate deacetylase produces the protein MRVVLTNAKLYTPFDIVGPATVVIENSRVKKVYEGKADDGIDLEGKILAPGFVDTHIHGCCGYDTNDGTVENLLRMSESLVRYGVTSFIPTTVTASHEELLRASRAVAEAMRAQERELRGARILGLHLEGPYINVEAKGAQNPAFIRKPDFDEFLEYWKASEGNIREITVAPEVEGALEFIERVTELGVMVQIGHTRATYEETKRGILAGARKATHLFNAMRGFHHREPGTVGACLESEDVYLELICDLIHVSPTAIRLVYRLAGPERIVLITDAISAAGLPDGRYELGGLKVVVNDGICRLEDGTLAGSTLTLDRAIRNLVEIGIPLRDALIMATSTPAKALDRKDIGLIRPGSRADFVVLNEKLEVEETYVAGRKVFER, from the coding sequence ATGAGAGTAGTCCTGACGAACGCGAAGCTTTACACGCCCTTCGACATCGTTGGACCCGCAACGGTCGTCATCGAGAACAGCAGGGTGAAGAAGGTCTACGAGGGAAAGGCCGATGACGGAATCGACCTCGAGGGGAAAATATTAGCCCCGGGTTTCGTTGACACCCACATCCACGGCTGCTGCGGCTACGACACCAACGACGGAACGGTGGAGAACCTCCTCAGGATGAGCGAGAGCCTAGTTAGGTACGGCGTAACGTCTTTCATCCCGACGACTGTAACGGCATCCCACGAGGAACTGCTGAGGGCCAGCAGGGCCGTTGCCGAGGCGATGAGAGCCCAGGAGAGAGAGCTCAGGGGGGCGAGAATACTCGGCCTACACCTGGAGGGCCCCTACATAAACGTTGAGGCCAAAGGCGCCCAGAACCCGGCCTTCATAAGGAAGCCCGACTTCGACGAGTTCCTTGAGTACTGGAAGGCTTCAGAGGGGAACATAAGGGAGATAACGGTTGCTCCAGAGGTCGAAGGCGCCCTGGAGTTCATAGAACGGGTTACCGAGCTGGGGGTAATGGTTCAGATAGGACACACCAGGGCAACCTACGAGGAAACGAAGAGGGGAATACTGGCCGGTGCCAGAAAGGCGACCCACCTCTTCAACGCCATGAGGGGCTTTCACCACAGGGAGCCCGGAACAGTAGGTGCATGCCTTGAGAGCGAGGACGTTTACCTTGAACTCATATGCGACCTCATACACGTCTCGCCAACGGCGATAAGGCTCGTTTACAGGCTCGCGGGACCGGAAAGGATAGTCCTCATAACGGATGCGATAAGCGCCGCAGGCCTGCCCGATGGGCGGTACGAGCTCGGTGGTTTGAAGGTGGTTGTGAATGACGGCATCTGCCGCCTTGAGGACGGAACCCTCGCGGGCAGTACCCTAACATTGGACAGGGCAATCAGAAACCTCGTGGAGATTGGTATACCCCTGAGAGATGCCCTAATCATGGCAACTTCTACGCCGGCCAAGGCCCTGGACAGGAAGGATATCGGCCTCATCAGGCCGGGAAGCAGGGCAGACTTTGTCGTTCTAAACGAAAAACTTGAGGTCGAGGAAACCTACGTCGCTGGAAGGAAAGTTTTTGAAAGATGA
- a CDS encoding SIS domain-containing protein, producing the protein MEMIEKYYSAVVEILERIKKEEKENIERAAELLKETLKSEGIVHVVGAGHSAMLGEELFYRAGGLGPVNPILDTDINVSHGAEKSTAMEDIKGYAEVLLKTAGVREGDFVIVVSTSGVNQFPVEAAVLSKELGARTVAITSVSYSRTLQPRNTYGKRLFEVVDIPIDNKVPRGDAVLEVEGFPMKIAPVSTIANCFIANSMVSLAVQGLVSEGVTPPIWLSAHLPEAKEHNSKLFEKYRGRIKLL; encoded by the coding sequence ATGGAGATGATTGAGAAATACTACTCCGCCGTCGTCGAGATTTTGGAGAGGATAAAGAAGGAGGAGAAAGAGAACATCGAAAGGGCCGCCGAACTGCTCAAGGAGACCTTAAAGAGCGAGGGAATCGTCCACGTCGTCGGCGCAGGACACTCGGCGATGCTCGGCGAGGAGCTCTTCTACAGGGCCGGTGGGCTGGGCCCAGTCAATCCGATCCTCGACACAGACATCAACGTCTCCCACGGGGCCGAGAAGTCGACCGCGATGGAGGACATCAAGGGCTATGCCGAGGTTCTCCTGAAAACCGCTGGAGTCAGAGAAGGGGACTTCGTTATCGTCGTCTCGACCTCAGGTGTCAACCAGTTCCCGGTGGAAGCGGCGGTCCTCTCGAAGGAGCTCGGCGCTAGGACAGTGGCGATAACCTCGGTGAGCTACTCCAGAACGCTCCAGCCGAGGAACACCTACGGGAAGAGGCTCTTTGAGGTCGTTGACATCCCCATAGACAACAAAGTGCCCAGGGGAGACGCGGTCCTCGAAGTTGAGGGCTTTCCGATGAAGATCGCTCCAGTTTCGACTATAGCGAACTGCTTCATAGCGAACTCAATGGTTTCCCTGGCTGTTCAGGGACTCGTGAGTGAGGGAGTAACACCGCCGATCTGGCTGAGCGCCCACCTCCCCGAGGCTAAAGAACACAACTCCAAGCTTTTTGAGAAATATAGGGGTAGGATAAAGCTCCTGTGA
- a CDS encoding GNAT family N-acetyltransferase, with translation MIRTAGEEDIPEIVKLMNECFRTYRNWGLNEEKFREWLKSDPGVSLDGTYLCVEGGKLAAMVHVIDREIKVRGEFFKTAGIANVCTSPEFRGRGLAKRLLEHALIDSRERGYELSALLAGYGEIAHALYRKLGFRDVYFTHYGVMIHDELKNLPRAESVRYATEGDAEEMLKLYERRTEELDGIVRRDVEYFTEKFIRKTFWHTFFYSEEREALVFDDGKIRGYALVMRGALPGQGIIREIIFDDLETVYSLLHASASILKAKSLKIFAPEDDLKLLGVETFKEPETYMFKPLKGELPSMEKPYIFYSDRW, from the coding sequence ATGATACGAACCGCGGGGGAGGAGGACATACCAGAGATAGTGAAGCTTATGAACGAGTGCTTCAGGACGTACAGGAACTGGGGGCTCAATGAGGAGAAGTTCCGCGAATGGCTGAAGAGCGACCCGGGGGTCAGTCTTGACGGCACGTACCTCTGCGTTGAAGGTGGGAAGCTCGCGGCCATGGTTCATGTCATTGACAGAGAAATCAAGGTCAGGGGAGAATTTTTCAAAACAGCAGGGATAGCGAACGTGTGCACGAGCCCGGAGTTCAGGGGGAGAGGGCTTGCCAAGAGGCTCTTGGAGCACGCCCTCATAGATTCCCGTGAGAGGGGATATGAACTCTCGGCACTTCTCGCTGGATACGGGGAGATTGCCCACGCCCTCTACAGGAAGTTGGGGTTTAGAGATGTCTACTTCACCCACTACGGGGTAATGATTCACGATGAGTTGAAGAACCTGCCAAGGGCAGAGAGCGTTAGATACGCAACAGAAGGGGACGCCGAAGAAATGCTGAAGCTGTACGAGAGAAGAACCGAGGAGCTCGACGGCATCGTCAGAAGGGACGTTGAGTACTTCACCGAAAAGTTCATCAGAAAAACTTTCTGGCACACCTTCTTCTATTCGGAAGAGAGGGAAGCGCTCGTTTTCGATGATGGAAAAATCAGGGGCTACGCCCTCGTGATGAGGGGAGCGCTACCCGGGCAGGGGATTATCAGGGAGATCATCTTCGATGACTTGGAGACAGTCTACTCACTGCTCCATGCTTCGGCGTCCATTTTGAAGGCCAAGAGCCTCAAGATATTCGCACCGGAGGACGACCTGAAGCTCTTGGGTGTCGAGACGTTTAAGGAGCCCGAGACCTACATGTTCAAACCTCTGAAAGGCGAGCTTCCCTCTATGGAGAAACCATACATCTTCTACTCCGACAGGTGGTGA
- a CDS encoding M14 family zinc carboxypeptidase — MTNPLFRLIPYEEVSRAVETSGRKYEVAGKSASGRNVYHVKMGKGKVRLLIVAGIHGTEPAPVNASLVLLDLLKERYPLGYNFEGLKNVEVHLIPLANPDGFQLNYELFKKKGFEPHWSHVWEEARRNANGVDLNRDWMRLSQPETRAIHRVINEVDPHLVLDLHEFYAKGGCPPKWADETEGFLSTLTDTPYNWVNEAIRLVSEKVAKEIARSLPWKPKMRHFMAEAHEFPIVPNNVLGSHVPFEGSAKVLVESWGTALGNYLLPDRVSIHLNAILTAIEFMEENPEKFIEMKNEWKKEEKKVGREYREFHIAGRELEKAKEVLSLHGIEFEERRDEIIVKMPQRRSRMAILLLDREHWYNEELRKRRKGPHTLDKFFDVEIKAVR, encoded by the coding sequence ATGACGAACCCGCTTTTCAGACTCATTCCCTATGAGGAAGTCTCACGGGCCGTCGAAACCTCCGGCCGGAAGTACGAAGTTGCCGGAAAAAGTGCCTCGGGAAGGAACGTCTACCACGTGAAGATGGGAAAAGGGAAGGTCAGGCTCCTCATAGTTGCCGGGATCCATGGCACCGAGCCCGCACCGGTGAACGCCTCCCTTGTGCTCCTAGACCTCCTCAAGGAGAGGTACCCCCTCGGCTACAACTTTGAGGGACTGAAAAACGTTGAGGTTCACTTAATCCCCCTGGCGAACCCAGACGGCTTTCAGCTGAACTACGAGCTCTTCAAGAAGAAGGGCTTTGAGCCCCACTGGAGCCACGTCTGGGAGGAGGCTAGGAGAAACGCGAACGGCGTTGACCTGAACAGGGACTGGATGCGGCTGAGCCAGCCGGAGACGAGGGCGATTCACAGGGTCATCAACGAGGTTGACCCGCACCTCGTCCTCGACCTCCACGAGTTCTACGCGAAGGGTGGTTGCCCCCCGAAGTGGGCCGACGAAACGGAGGGCTTCCTCTCGACGCTCACGGATACACCCTACAACTGGGTCAACGAGGCAATAAGGCTCGTCTCGGAGAAGGTCGCCAAGGAGATAGCGAGGTCTCTCCCATGGAAGCCTAAGATGAGACACTTCATGGCGGAGGCCCACGAGTTCCCAATAGTCCCGAACAACGTTCTCGGCTCCCACGTGCCCTTCGAGGGCTCGGCCAAAGTTCTCGTCGAGAGCTGGGGCACGGCACTCGGGAACTACCTCCTCCCCGACAGGGTTAGCATCCACCTCAACGCAATTCTCACGGCTATAGAGTTCATGGAGGAGAACCCGGAGAAGTTCATCGAGATGAAGAACGAGTGGAAAAAGGAAGAAAAAAAGGTGGGACGCGAATACAGGGAATTCCACATCGCTGGGAGAGAACTCGAAAAGGCAAAGGAAGTTCTGTCATTGCACGGCATAGAGTTCGAGGAGAGAAGGGACGAGATCATAGTGAAGATGCCCCAGCGGAGAAGCAGAATGGCAATCCTCCTCCTCGACAGGGAGCACTGGTACAACGAGGAGCTAAGAAAGAGGCGGAAGGGGCCACACACCCTCGACAAGTTCTTCGACGTCGAGATAAAAGCGGTAAGGTGA